The region TATTAGCTATTGGTCTTTTTGGAGGTGTAGGGCCAGCTGAACTCCTTCTACGTGTAATTCTTTGATTATTTGCAAAGGGCATTGAATAAAGGTTAAATCTTAATACTTAAACTTCCGATATAATTCGGCGGTAATCTTATTATATTACACCTAACTTTTTCATTTGGGTATAAAAAATAATTTTTTAAAACTCATTTAAAAAAGATAAAAAAATTCAAGTTAAAATTTCTGGCAAAAATTTACTAATTTTTGAATCATTTTTTCGCACTATCTTTCCAATTTCCCAACTATCTAAGTCATGATCTTTACAAATACTTAATACCGCATCCTTAAATTGATTATCAATAATTAGACAAAATCCAACTCCAAGATTGAAAGTATTCCAAAAATCTTTTTCAGGAATCGATCCTTTATCTTTCAGGAATTTAAATAAAATAGGTATTTCCCAAGAACTAGTATTGATATAAGGAATAAAATCAGGCGGAATACATCTCGGTAAATTTTCTGGGATTCCTCCTCCAGTAATATGCGACATTGCTTTAATTTCTACATTTTCAGATAACATTTGGTTAATTACATTATTGTAAATTTTTGTAGGTTTCAGTAACTCATCATAAAAATTTAAGTGAGAAACTTTTTCAAATTCTTTATCTATTTGATTATTTTTTTGAATAATTTTTCTTACTAAACTAAAGCCATTACTATGAACTCCATTACTTTTTAAAGCAATTATTAAGTCATTTTCAGATACTTTTTTACCATTAATAAGCTTATCCTCATCAACTATCCCAACACAAAATCCTGCAAGATCATACTTATTTTTTGAATAGAATCCAGGCATTTCAGCAGTTTCTCCGCCGAGTAATGAACAGTTATTTTCTCTGCAGCCATATGAAATTCCCTGAACAACCCTCAATAGTTGTTTCTTATCAAGTTTACCAGTAGCAATATAATCCAGAAAAAATAAAGGTTTTGCCCCACTTGTAATGATATCGTTCATGCACATAGCAACTAAATCTATACCAACTTCAAAGTGAAAGTCTTTACTTTGGGCTAATTCTAATTTTGTTCCAACACCATCAGTTCCTGAAACAAGAACTGGTTTTTTAAAACTATCGATAGGAATTCTAAACAAACCTCCGAAACCACCAATACCCTCAA is a window of Prochlorococcus marinus XMU1419 DNA encoding:
- the purM gene encoding phosphoribosylformylglycinamidine cyclo-ligase, yielding MDYKTSGVDIEAGREFVSEIKQAVEGTHTSNVIEGIGGFGGLFRIPIDSFKKPVLVSGTDGVGTKLELAQSKDFHFEVGIDLVAMCMNDIITSGAKPLFFLDYIATGKLDKKQLLRVVQGISYGCRENNCSLLGGETAEMPGFYSKNKYDLAGFCVGIVDEDKLINGKKVSENDLIIALKSNGVHSNGFSLVRKIIQKNNQIDKEFEKVSHLNFYDELLKPTKIYNNVINQMLSENVEIKAMSHITGGGIPENLPRCIPPDFIPYINTSSWEIPILFKFLKDKGSIPEKDFWNTFNLGVGFCLIIDNQFKDAVLSICKDHDLDSWEIGKIVRKNDSKISKFLPEILT